TAATTATATTAGACTTGCAAGTGTCTGTGTTTAGTATGGAGTTTTTTTGAGAAGTCAATCTCAAGCTAAGCTTAGGCTGAGAACAGCATCTTCCATCAGAAAGCCTTGTCCAATGTCTATATCTTCGTTTTTTACTAAGACAAATCCTTGCTTCAAATAAAAGTTATAGGCTTTGTTGTATTTATTGACGTTTAGCGTCAATGCTCTTTGTTTATTCTCAATAGCTATTTTTTTTGCGTAAGCTATTAGCTCTTTTCCATAGCCTTTTCCTTGGGTTGATGGGTGTAGGTAGATTTTATGGATTTTAGTGATGGATTCATTTTTGACATTCAGTTCATAACTGAGATAGCCTATATCTTTTCCAGCTTCTGATACAATGATAAAAACATGGTTTAATTCGCTTAGTTGCTTCTTAAGTGAAGCCAAGGAGTACATCATGTCAAGCATGTATTCTAGCTGCGTTTTTGATAGGATTTGACCGAAGGTAGCTGGCCAAATTTCTTTAGCTAAAGATTGGATGATGGGTAATTCTTTAATGGTTGCTTTTCGGAGTGAAATCATGCTGTAAAACTAAGAAAGCCAAATCAGAGTTTATGTACTCTGATTTGGCTTTTATATAAAAACGAATGACAAATTTATAATTTAACCTTAGTCATTTTAGGGGCTAAGAAGTGCATGCAAAGCCATGCTATCAAATATGCAAATCCACAGATAATAAAGATGATATTATAACCGGCTCCAATGTTGCCAGCTAACTCAAATTTATCAAGTATAAAACCTACCAACCAAGGAAATAAAACGCCACCTACGGAACCAGCCAAACCACCAATTCCTACTACGGAACTTACTGCCTTTTTAGGAAACATATCAGAAGCAGTGGTAAACATATTAGCACTCCATGCTTGGTGTGCCGCACAGGCCAAACTAATTAATGCTACAGCCCACCAGATACTAGGGGCGTATTTGGCTGCCATAATTGGCATTACTGCAAAGGCTACTATCAACATAGTTGCTTTTCTGGCTTTATATATAGGCCAGCCTTTCTTGATGAAGTAACCTGATAAATAACCACCACCTACTGAGCCAATGGTAGCTACAACATATAGAACAGCGATATGAATAGATGGCTTTTTTAAATCCAAATCAAAAATATCTGAGAAATAAGAAGGTATCCAGAATAAGAAAAACCACCAAATAGGATCTGAGAAAAACTTACCTAAAACGTAAGCCCAAGTTTGTCTTAAGCTAAAGAGTTTACCCCAACTAACGCCTTCATCCGATTCTCCAGTGTCATCTTCTTCAACATCGCTATTTATGTAGGCTAATTCTTCTTGACTAACGCCTTTCTTTCTCTCTGGTCTTTCATACATAATCCACCAGAAAATAAGCCATACAAAACCAACTGCACCTGTAAGAATAAAGGCCATTTCCCAGCCATAAACCCCCAGAATCCAAGGGACAAAAAGTGGGGCGATAACTGCTCCTATGTTTGTCCCGGCATTGAATATTCCGGTGGCCAAGGCTCTATCTTTTTTAGGAAACCATTCTGCTACAGTTTTTATTGATGCGGGGAAGTTACCTGCTTCTCCAGCTCCCAAAAGTACTCTCCAAAAAGCAAAACCAAATGTTGAACTAGCTAATGCATGTCCCATGGCGGCAACAGACCAAACGAAAATAGAAACGCTCAAGCCAATTTTAGTACCTATCTTATCAATAATACGTCCGAAGATTAAATAACCAAATGCATAAGCGGCTGTAAAAGCCATTACTATATAACTGTAGTCTTTTTCGGTCCAACTAAATGCTTTTTCTAAGGTTGGCTTAAGTAGGCCAATAACTTGCCTGTCTAGGTAGTTAATAGTAGTAGCGGTGAATAAAAGTATCACCACCGTCCACCTAAATACTTTAGGCTTATTTTCCATTTTTATAGGGTTATTTTTCTAGCTAAAAGAAGCTAAATGCTTTATTGAAGTAGAGTAGGGAATCTGAATGATTATAATCGGAGAGCTAATGGTCTATTTAACTCTCCGATTTTTTTGATTAACGAAGTGTTTTTATCAAAGCCAAAGCATCTTTTACTTTGTTCTTTAAGCCTTCGAAATCTTTATTTTTTAGTATTTCTTTTGAAATAAGCTGTGAACCCATTCCAACGCAAGTAACGCCAGCGTCAAACCAACCTTTTAAGTTAGCTTCGTCAGGAGAAACACCGCCTGTAGGCATAATGCTAGTCCATGGCTGAGGGCCTTTGATTCCTTTTACGAATTTAGGACCGTATAAGTCACCAGGGAATAATTTCACAATTTCGCAGCCCATCTCTTCTGCCTTACAAATTTCTGTAAGACTTCCACAACCAGGAGACCAAAGTACTTTGCGACGGTTACAAACTATTGCGATGTCTTCTCTTAGTACAGGAGTAACAATGAAGTTAGCTCCCAGTGCCATGTATAATGAAGCAGATGCTGCATCTGTAACAGAGCCCACGCCTAAAATCATACCTGGAAGTTCTGCAAGAGCATACTTGTTTAACTCTCCGAAAACTTCATGAGCGAAATCTCCTCTTGATGTAAATTCCATCAATCTAGAACCTCCGTCATAACAAGCTTTTAAAACATCTTTACAAAGCTCAATGTCAGAATGGAAAAATAAAGGAACCATCCCGTTATCTTTCATTACTGCAGCTACTTCTAATCTTGTATATTTTGCCATTTTTCTGTTATAAATTTATCTAGCTACTCGACCTGATGCATCGCCGCCCATTAATTTTTCTACTTCTGGAACTGTTACCAAGTTAGCATCTCCTTTGATGGTATGCTTAAGACATGATGCCGCTACCGCAAAATTAAGTGCGTTTTGGTCGTCTTCTGGGTATTTCAATAAACCATAAATTAAACCTCCCATAAATGAATCACCACCACCTACACGATCCACAATGTCCGTGATTTGATATTGAGGAGACTCAAACATGTTTTTACCGTCATACATTACGCCAGCCCATGTATTATGTGATGCTGAGATAGAACCTCTAAGGGTAGTAATTACTTTTTTCGCCTTAGGGAATTTTTCCATCATTTGTTTACAAACAGAAAGGAAAGCTGTGGCAGTAACATCGTGACCTTGTGTAGTAATATCAAGACCTTCTGGCTTAATTCCGAAGTGCTTTTCTGCATCTTCTTCGTTTCCAAGGATAATGTCGCAATGTGATGTAAGCTCGGTCATGATGGCTTCTCTGTCTCCACCATAATTCCATAACTTAGCTCTGTAGTTAAGGTCTGTAGATATGGTAATACCTTTAGCACTCGCAGCTTTTACTGCTTCTAAACAAGTATCTGCAGCACTTTGAGAAATTGCTGGTGTAATACCTGTCCAGTGAAACCATTCTACTCCTTCAAAAACTTTATCCCAATCAACCATTCCTGGCTCAATCTCACTTACAGAAGAGCCTGCTCTGTCGTAAACCACCTTACTTCCTCTTGAAACAGCTCCGGTTTCTAAGAAGTAAATACCTAATCTTTCTCCACCAAAAACTATGTTATCAGTGTTGACACCACGTTTTCTCATTTCCATTAAGGCACATTCTCCTATGTCGTTTTTTGGTAAACGAGTTACAAAACTTACCGGAACGCCGTAATTGGCAAGGGATACAGCCACATTGGACTCACCACCACCATAGACTACGTCAAAGCTATTTGTTTGAGAAAATCTTAAAAAACCTGGAGGTGAAAGGCGTAACATGATTTCACCGAAAGTGACTACTTTTTTCATTTTGTTATTTTTTTGACTTTTTAAATGTCTTTTTATTAAATAATTAACCCCTAAAGTTCGGTTTTAATGATTAAAAGCCAAAGTACTCTTTAGTGTTATTATAACAGATGTCTTGTATAACCTTACCTGTCCAAGGAATATCGTTAGGAAGCTCTCCATTTTCAATGTCATTACCAAAAAGGTTACATAGAATTCTTCTAAAGTATTCATGCCTTGGAAAAGAAAGAAAGCTTCTAGAGTCTGTTAACATTCCAACAAACTTGCTAATTAGACCCATGTTTGATAAAACATTCATTTGTTCTTCCATGGCATCTTTTTGATCTAAAAACCACCAACCTGAGCCAAACTGTACTTTACCAGCTACCGAACCATCGTTAAAGTTACCAATCATAGTAGCTATAACGGCATTGTCTGAAGGGTTTAGGTTGTATAAAACGGTTTTAGCCAGTTGATTAGTGTCATCCAGTTTGTTTAAAAAACGAGAAATAGCACTGGCTTGTGGCCAATCTCCCATGCTGTCCCATCCTGTGTCTGGTCCTAGCTCTCTTAAACCTCTTTTATTGTTATTTCTTAATGCACCTAAGTGAAACTGCTGTACCCAGCCTAATTCCGAGTACATTACACCTAAAGCATGGAGAATGGCAGATTTGAATTCTAGAGCTTCTTCGTCTGAAATGTTCTGTCCATCTAATGCCTTTTTCAAGACTTTATCGGCTCCTTCTTGTGTGAAGTCTGCTGAGTAAATTTGTTCAAGACCATGGTCAGATATTCTACAGCCGTTTTTTTTGAAGAAGTCAGCTCTGCTTCTTAAAGCTTTCTGAAGTCCATCAAGGTCTTTTATTGGTGAGTTTACTATTTCTCCAAGCTTTTCTATATAAGCTACGAATCCTTCGTTTTCGATTAGGATAAATTTATCTGGTCTAAATGCAGGGTACATGTTAACGCCAGAATTATCATAAGCAATATGATGCTCAAGAGTATCAAGTGGGTCGTCTGTAGTACATACCGCTTCCACGTTCATTTTACCCAATAAACCTTGTACAGAATACTCTTTGGTTTTGAGTTTTTCAGTGGTTTCTGTATAAATGTTTTTGGCGGAGTCGCCGTTCAAAACATCGTGAATACCGAAATATCTTTGTAACTCTAAGTGAGTCCAATGATATAGCGGATTTCTTAATGTAAATGGAACGGTCTCGGCCCATTTTTGAAATTTTTCTTCGTCCGTTTTATTTCCTGTACAGTAAGCTTCATTAATTCCATTAGCTCGCATGGCACGCCACTTATAGTGGTCACCCGCTAACCAAGCATGACTGATATTGTTGAAATTGATATCGTTCAATATTTGATCAGGTGGCAAATGATTATGATAATCAATGATGGGCATGTTTTTGGCATACTCATGATAAAGCCTTTCTGCAGTTTTGGTTTGCAGGAGGAAATTGTCGTCTAAGAAATTTTTCATTTTATATATTCAATAGGCCAGAATTAGTGGTTGTTTGATGGGTTTTAGTTCAAACTGTTTTTATCAAATTATATGTACCGAAATCCATTGTTTGATAATTCTAAACTCAAGCGTTTTAGTTTTTATGCTATTTTTTATAAACTCACACCTCTTTTCCAGGGGATAAAGTCGTCTTGTTGATTAATTACGGCTTTACATTGAGTCTCTCCACTGGCTACTGCAATTATATAATCTAGCATTCGCCTTCCGCTGTCTTCAATGTTTTCTTCACCTTCTATAATAGGTCCTGTATTAATGTCAATAATGTCAGGCATCTTTTCTGAAAGTTTGGTATTGCTTGCTACTTTGATAACGGGAGCAATTGGGTTTCCTGTAGGAGTGCCAAGGCCGGTAGTAAAGAGCACAATATTAGCACCAGAGCCAACCATACCTGTGGTGGATTCTACATCATTACCTGGTGTGCAAAGTAGGTTTAAGCCTTTCTTGCTTACCATTTCTGGATAATCCAGTACATCGGTAACGGGAGATGTACCGCCTTTTTTTGCTGCTCCAGCAGATTTAATAGCGTCTGTAATTAATCCATCTTTAATGTTTCCTGGAGATGGGTTCATGTCAAATCCTGAACCTGCTCTTACTGCACTGGCTGCATATGCCGTCATAAGTGAGTTAAATTTCAAAGCAGTTTCTTCGTCTACACAGCGGTCGCTTAACTCTTGCTCTACACCACATAATTCAGGAAATTCAGAAAGGATAGTGGTGCCACCAAGTGTAACTAATAAGTCGCTAACGTAGCCTAATGTAGGATTTGCAGAAATACCCGAGAAACCATCAGAACCACCACACTCTAGTCCCAATACCAGTTTTGATAAAGGGGCTGCTTGACGAGTCTGTTTGTTTGCTTCCATTAGTCCTGTAAAGGTCTCTTTTATAGCTTCGGTTATTAATTTTTCTTCTGTGCCTTCTTCTTGCTGCTCCAGAAAAACTATAGGCTTATCTGTGCACTGTCTCTTGAGTAATTCTTCTTGTAAAATGCTATACTGAGCATTTTGACATCCTAGGCTTAAAACCGTGGCACCTGCTACGTTAGGATGGGCAATATAGCCTGCTAGTAATCCACAAAGACTTTGAGCATCTTGGCGGGTTCCGCCGCAGCCCATATCGTGGTTAAGAAACTTTACTCCGTCTACATTTTCAAATATACGGGTAGGATTTGGATTTTCTGCAACCGATTGCAATTCACTTGTCAAAATATCCTGAAGTTCTTCTCCTTTTTGGTATTTTGATATTAAATCTTGGGCAAAATCTTTGTATTTGTCACTCTTACCATAGCCTAATTGGTTTACAAGTGCATCCTTTATAACATCTAGATTTCTGTTTTCACAAAAGACTAAGGGTAAAACTATCCAGTAATTTGCGGTACCTACTGAGCCATTGGCTCTATGATAACCTTGGAATGTTTTGTCTTTGAAATCACCTTGCTCAGGTTTTTCCCAAGTGAGTTTTCGTTCTCCTAATTTAAAAGGAGCAGCGGCATGTTTAACGTTAAATGTAGTTATCATGCTTCCAGCAGGAATGTCATATTCTGCTTTACCAACCAAAACACCGTACATGAAGATTTCTTCACCCTTTTTTAAGTCACTTTCGTTAAACTTATGTTTGGGAGCGATGGCCTCAATTAATGTGACTTCTTTATTGTTGTAAGTGATTACTTCGCCTTTTTTAAGATGATCAAGGGCAACTATGAGATTATCTTGGGATTGTACTTTTAATACACGATTCTTCATCTATTTTTCTGTTTTAGAAATTATTTCTGATAAGGTTTTGTCTATTCCTTTCTCTTCAAATGTAGAAAAGGTATTATAAACATGCCCTGCAAAGCTATTTAGATTATTTAAATTTTCACCCCAAAGTTCTTCGTTTTCAAGGATTTTTTGAATTTTCAATTTGTCAGAACCGGTTGAAGACCAAGTCTTATAAAAGAAATCTGCGTGAGGGTCATTAATAATGTATTCTTCGCCGTTTACTTCTCCATAGTATTTTCCTTCAATGATTTTTACCGGCCTTAAAAAGGCTAGATGAGCGGTGAAACCCAAAAGCATAAGCTGCGGAACTTCTTTTTTTTCTTGGTAATATGACTTTATGAGAGGTAGGCATCGCATAGTCATTTTGTAACTATAGTTCATGCAGATGCTGAGCCATTGATGTTCTAAAAACGGGTTTCTAAATCTGTCGAGAACTTTTTGAGCAAAATCTTTTTTTTCTGTATCTGAAATTTCTGAAGTCATGGCTTCAGAAATTTCTTTCGCCATTATGGTTTTCATAAATGCGTAGAAAACTTGATTTTTCATTGCATCTTTCACCAAACGATATCCAGATAAAAATGCTAAACCTGAAGAGAAGGTGTGAGCAGCATTTAGAATTCTGAGTTTTATCTCTTTATACTTTTCTATGTTTGGAGCTACAAAAGCCCCATTCTCTGGTAAGCAGAAAGTAAGTTTATCCTTAATTGATTGGTCGCCTTCAATAGCCCATAATGCATAAGGTTCCACCACAATGGCGTTTTGATCTTTGTATGGTAGTTTGTCATCTAAGGCGTTATTTGCGGCCCCAGGCACTATTCTGTCTACAAGTGTATTACAAAAAGTATTGGCTGATTTTAACCACGAGAGAAAGGCCATGTCTGTAAAATTCTCTTTAGCTAATTGAAATACAATCCTTTTGAGTTCGTCTCCATTGTTTGAGATTAGTTCTGTCGGAAGAAATATTAAACCTTTAGAAAGATCGCCATTGAAGTGTTCAAACCTACTCTTAAGAATGGCTAAAACTTTTCCAGGAAATGAGTTTGGACACTCACCGGGAGTAATTTTTTCTGGTTCGTAGGTGATTCCTAGTTCTGTGGTATTAGAAAAAACGAATTGAATTTCTTCTTTTCTAGATAAAGACAAGATTGACGCCCATTGGGTTTTAGCTATTAGTATTCGACTAATGGAGGTGCATATGTCTTGCTTGTCTATTAGTCTTTTATCTGAAATTCCTCTTGTGGCCACCGTATAAAGGCAGTCTTGACTAACTAAAGACTCTACAGTTCCTTTAGCATCAGTAGACTTAATCATCACTATTTTACCTTCAAATGCTCCATTTTTATTGGCGTGATCTATTATGATATCAGGAAGACCTTTAAGAAGGACACCTGTTCCAAATTGAATGATTTTTTCAGGATAGTATAGTACTCTTCTTTCAAATCCTAAATCAGATTTTTTAGTGAGATAATTTAGGGATAAGTAGTCCATTTGTGTGCTTTCAGTTTTTTTTAAAATGGGTCATTTTTAACCGATAGCCATATTACTATTTTTTTGACAAATATCTTTTTGAATTTGAAGTCTTTTTCACCAAAATTCATGTTATTCTGATGCTAATCATAATTTTTCGCTTGTTCTGAGTGATTAAATACCTTTCTGTGTTGGGCAGAGAGTGCTTGGGCGATAAAAAGATCGTTTAACCATATTTGATATGGGTAACATCTTTGTGCCAGTATCTGCCTTCATCTACATGTCATTAGTCTTCTAACTGCTCCTAAAGGTGGTCGGTAGCTTTTCTTTATCAGGCAGTTATTACTGATAAAGAAGCATTAAAACTCTATTTGTAGATATGTTATCTATCTATAATCTTTTAAAGTATATGTTCACTTAGAACCACCTTAGCCCACATATCTGTCAATATCGTTTTGGATATAATTGAAATATTTAGGTTCGGCTGTACATCGTCATACTTTTGCTTTTAACATGAGTCCTTGCTCATAATCCCATCTGGCGGGTTTATCATCTTTTGCTGCTATTGAGCCTACATGAACTTTCATGAAAGAAGGTGCCATTTTTTCAGACCAGATTGTCTTGAGCAAGGGCGGTAAAACTAATCCCGCATAAGGTTTAGAAGTAAGATTGATTTCTATTTCATATTATTTCAAATAAAATCTTCACGTTTAGGATTAAAAATGTCTACTAATTCTCCTTCTTCTAGGCATACTACGCCATGTACTAAGTTAGGGTTAACAAAGAAGACATCACCAGCACTTAGTACTTTTTTTTCTTTTGCTATGCTTACCTCAAATTTTCCGCGACTTACGTAGCTTGCCTGTGTATGTGGATGGTGGTGTAAATCGCCTTTGCCACCCTTTTCGAAACCAACTTTTAGAATCATTAAACCATCATTATAGGCCATGATTTTTCTTTTAATACCTTTTCCTAAGTCTTCCCAAGGAATATCTTGGTCTTCTAAGAGTGCTTTGCTTTGAACTGTCATTATTGGTTGAATATTAAATTAGGATATTATCAATAAAATTGTAAAAATAGGTATCTATTTTAAGAATGCATTAGCTGTTTTAAAATAGTGAATTTCGGAGTAGGTTTTGTGCTGGTCAAAGATATTGATATAATCTTCGCAATTGTATCCATTCTAATTATCGGTTGAGTATATTGCTATTCGAGATAAGGTGCTGAAAAAATGATTTCGTATCAGACCCTTTTCTTGAGTTTTACCCAAGACTGGGGTGAAATTAACTTTTGAAACAAGTATCTTCGCGGCTATGTGGATGTATTTAGGTCTTTTAGCGGCACTTTTTTTAGGATTACATAATTTGTGTAAAAAGCATGCAGTACAAGGAAACGAGATTTTCCCTGTACTCTTAGGCACTGTTTCTGCTGGTTTTTTATTGATTCTTCCTTTTTTTCTAGGCTCTGTTTTTTATCCAGAAGCTACCAAAGAGATTGGCTTTTATGTCAATGATATTCCATGGTCTACACATGGGTTTATATTTATTAAATCTATGATAATGGCAGCTTCTTGGGTGCTAGCCTATGAAGCCTTAAAGCATTTACCTATCACCATTGTTACTCCTATTCGGTCTGCAGGGCCTTTTTTTACTTTTATAGGGGCTTTGGTGATTTATCAAGAACGCCCAAACTTTTACCAATGGATTGGCTTTTTCCTTATTATCTTTTCGGTATTTCTTTATTCTAGAATTGGTAAAAAAGAAGGAATAAATTTCAAAAACAATAAGTGGATTTACGCCATTATTGGAGCCACGTTTTTAGGAGCCACTAGCGGGCTTTATGATAAATATTTGGTGCAGAGTCTTAACTTAAATCCACAAACCTTACAGTTTTGGTTTTGCTGGTACACCATTCTCATATTGTTGGTGATATTATCTATTACGTGGTTTCCTTATAAAGCAAAACGACAAGCCTTTATATGGAGATGGAGTATTCCTGCCGTGGGGATTTTATTACAAACAGCCGACTACTTCTACTTTAAAGCCTTACAAGATCCTGATGCTCTCATTATGTTACTTTCTGCCATAAAACGTAGTCAAATCTTAATAGCAGTAGTGGTAGGAGGTTTGATTTTTAAAGAAAAGAACAAACGGAAAAAGCTGATTCCTTTGGCAGGAATAATGCTTGGCGTAGCCTTGATTATGTTTTTCAAATAAAGAAAAAGCCAAAAGATGCATTATCTTTTGGCTCGTTCAAAGAGGAATAAGTTCTCAGGATTAATCAAATCCGTACTTAATTAAACCTTGCTTGCTTAATTTTAGAGCTTCCATAGGCTCCATGCCATCAAAAACTTGGTCTTGCTCTACAATGTAGTATTTCATACCAGATAGCTTAGCCTTGTCCAATATTTTTGCGAAGTCAATAGTTCCTTGTCCCACTGGGGCAAATCTACCTTGCTCGTCCATATCTTTTACATGCCAGATTTTAAAACGACCTGGATATTTTTCAAAATAGTCGATTGGATCTGCACCAGCTTTTGTTACCCAGTAAAGGTCCATTTGGAAGTTTACATATTTTGGGTCTAGGTGTTCAAGTAAATACTCAATAGGCACTATGCCGTTGGCATCTTCTTTAAACTCAAAGTCATGATTGTGATAAAGAAACTCTAAACCAGCCTTTTTTGCTTTACGAGAAATTACGTCTAATATGTTTGTTAGCTTCTCTATATTATCTTCCATAGAGAGTGTTCTGGTTTTTGGGTCAAACTTAAACATGCCCATTGGAGGTACTGGAGCTATGAAGTATTTGAAACCAGCTGCTTTAACATCGGCTACTAACACATCAGCATTATCTAAAGTCATAGCACCCATGTGAACACTGATTGGCTTTAGCCCTAGACTTTTTAAATAGCTTTTGAATTCTTTTGGAGCCATGCCATAAAACTTACCGTCTTTATAATCAACCGCCTCAATGTATTTATAGCCTAAATCTGCAACTTCCTTTAAGGTGGTTTTTGCATCTTTGCCCATTTCGTTTCTTACGGTATACAGGGTCATGCCGCCCCACTTCTCTTGAGCCATCATGGATGTACTCATAGCGAAGAACAGAATGATGCTCAAAACCTTTGTGAAAACTGTCTTTTTCATTTCTTATTTAGATTAAAATATGGTGTTAGTTTGAAAAGCTCACAATTTACTGAATGTTGAAATATATAAAGATGATTTTAGATATAATCTATGTTTTGTATGATGAATGGCTAAGTTTGAATGTGATTGAACATAAAAAAGCTACCCCGAATTTTAAATCGAGGTAGCTTAAATTCTGTGGTGCTTTAAGATTATATCACGGTGCTTTCCACTATTTCACCGCAGCCAATTCTTGGTCCTGCTGCTCCCGAAGGTTGACTAGAAAAATCGTCTGGCCCTTCGTGTATTATTATCGCTTTTCCGGTAATGTCTTTGTTGGCGTCATTACAACTTATACACCATTTGTCTGTTTTTAAAGAGAGCGTTCCTATGCTATCTTCTCCCACTTCTAAATTTCCTATATCTCCAACATGAAATGGCGATATTCCCCATTTTCCATGAGCTTTGTTAGTTGGGTTCCAGTGTCCTCCAGCACTTTTACCATCAGCTGCACTGCAGTCTCCTTTTTCATGTATGTGAATAGCGTGACTTCCTGGAGTTAGGCCTTCTATCTTGGCGGTTATTTTTACCATGCCATCTGATTCCATAAAGTCCACTTTCCCAGTGGTCTTGCTTCCGCTTTTAGCATCTATCACGGCTACTGCATTTTTTGCTTCACTGAGTAAAATGCTTTGCTCTTCTGTTTCTGAGTTGGAGTTTGAACAGGAAAACAAGAAGGGTAGAAATGCTATTGATAAGATTGTCTTTTTCATGCTTTATACTTTTTAGTTACACATATGATGTACTAAATAAATGTTCCAAGCATTTTTGACAGTGAACTGTGGAGGTTTCTCAACTGTTAACGTGGAAT
This sequence is a window from Arcticibacterium luteifluviistationis. Protein-coding genes within it:
- a CDS encoding superoxide dismutase family protein gives rise to the protein MKKTILSIAFLPFLFSCSNSNSETEEQSILLSEAKNAVAVIDAKSGSKTTGKVDFMESDGMVKITAKIEGLTPGSHAIHIHEKGDCSAADGKSAGGHWNPTNKAHGKWGISPFHVGDIGNLEVGEDSIGTLSLKTDKWCISCNDANKDITGKAIIIHEGPDDFSSQPSGAAGPRIGCGEIVESTVI
- a CDS encoding sugar phosphate isomerase/epimerase family protein codes for the protein MKKTVFTKVLSIILFFAMSTSMMAQEKWGGMTLYTVRNEMGKDAKTTLKEVADLGYKYIEAVDYKDGKFYGMAPKEFKSYLKSLGLKPISVHMGAMTLDNADVLVADVKAAGFKYFIAPVPPMGMFKFDPKTRTLSMEDNIEKLTNILDVISRKAKKAGLEFLYHNHDFEFKEDANGIVPIEYLLEHLDPKYVNFQMDLYWVTKAGADPIDYFEKYPGRFKIWHVKDMDEQGRFAPVGQGTIDFAKILDKAKLSGMKYYIVEQDQVFDGMEPMEALKLSKQGLIKYGFD
- a CDS encoding DMT family transporter; this translates as MKLTFETSIFAAMWMYLGLLAALFLGLHNLCKKHAVQGNEIFPVLLGTVSAGFLLILPFFLGSVFYPEATKEIGFYVNDIPWSTHGFIFIKSMIMAASWVLAYEALKHLPITIVTPIRSAGPFFTFIGALVIYQERPNFYQWIGFFLIIFSVFLYSRIGKKEGINFKNNKWIYAIIGATFLGATSGLYDKYLVQSLNLNPQTLQFWFCWYTILILLVILSITWFPYKAKRQAFIWRWSIPAVGILLQTADYFYFKALQDPDALIMLLSAIKRSQILIAVVVGGLIFKEKNKRKKLIPLAGIMLGVALIMFFK